A window of Hymenobacter aerilatus contains these coding sequences:
- a CDS encoding metallophosphoesterase yields the protein MARFVTTDIHGCAATLRHLVENVLRLRPTDELYLLGDYVNKGPDTKGVLDYLMQLPQQGYQVLCLRGNHDQDLLDAATGQGEVKWASDPDYHLTLQSFGVAQPSDIPAEYLRWLAALPFQHDLPDYTLVHAGFDFRQPPDKMRADHHTMMTIKQFTFDASRMQGRRLLHGHVPTPTAEVERHVRHQQESIGLDTGCVYRHNPELAHLAVLELESFQLTLQPNLENPYPIAVR from the coding sequence ATGGCTCGCTTTGTCACAACGGATATTCATGGTTGCGCTGCCACACTGCGGCATCTGGTAGAAAACGTGTTGCGCTTGCGCCCTACCGACGAGTTGTATCTATTGGGTGACTACGTGAACAAAGGGCCCGACACCAAGGGTGTGCTCGACTATCTGATGCAGTTGCCGCAGCAGGGCTACCAAGTGCTGTGCCTGCGCGGCAACCACGACCAGGACTTGCTGGATGCTGCCACAGGCCAAGGCGAGGTAAAGTGGGCTTCTGACCCCGACTACCACCTGACGCTGCAAAGCTTCGGTGTGGCGCAGCCCAGCGACATCCCGGCCGAGTACCTGCGTTGGCTGGCCGCCCTACCCTTTCAGCACGACCTCCCCGACTACACCCTCGTGCACGCCGGCTTTGACTTTCGCCAGCCCCCGGACAAGATGCGCGCCGACCATCATACAATGATGACCATCAAGCAATTCACCTTCGATGCGTCGCGGATGCAGGGGCGCCGCCTGCTGCACGGCCACGTGCCCACGCCCACCGCCGAGGTGGAGCGTCACGTGCGCCATCAGCAGGAAAGTATTGGCTTGGATACCGGTTGCGTCTACCGCCACAACCCCGAGTTGGCGCACCTCGCCGTGCTGGAGTTGGAGTCATTTCAACTCACGCTACAGCCCAATTTGGAGAATCCCTACCCTATTGCGGTGAGATAA
- the rsmI gene encoding 16S rRNA (cytidine(1402)-2'-O)-methyltransferase, which yields MSDAAATPTLLYLVPTPIGNLEDITLRAIRVLGEVDTVLAEDTRTSGRLLQHLGLKKPMLSYHLHNEHQQVQRLLDRLAAGERMALVSDAGTPGISDPGFLLVRECLARGLKVECLPGATAFVPALLKSGFGAERFTFEGFLPVKKGRQTRLQELAQETRTMIFYESPHRIVKTLTQLAETFGPDRLASVSRELTKLFEETVTSTLAELAADFGSRTAIKGEIVLVVQGVKIEKPSKSDRYEDE from the coding sequence ATGTCTGACGCTGCTGCTACCCCTACCCTACTCTACCTCGTGCCCACGCCCATTGGCAACCTGGAGGATATCACCCTCCGGGCCATTCGGGTGCTGGGCGAAGTAGATACCGTTTTGGCCGAAGACACCCGTACCAGCGGCCGGCTATTGCAGCATTTGGGTCTCAAAAAACCCATGCTCAGCTACCACCTGCACAACGAGCACCAGCAAGTACAGCGCCTCCTCGACCGCTTGGCGGCAGGCGAGCGGATGGCCTTAGTGTCGGATGCTGGCACGCCCGGCATCTCCGACCCCGGCTTTCTGTTGGTGCGCGAGTGCCTGGCGCGGGGCCTGAAGGTAGAGTGCCTGCCCGGCGCCACGGCCTTTGTGCCGGCCCTGCTCAAGTCGGGCTTTGGGGCCGAGCGGTTTACGTTCGAGGGCTTTTTGCCGGTGAAGAAGGGTAGGCAAACGCGCCTCCAGGAATTGGCCCAGGAAACCCGCACCATGATTTTCTACGAGTCGCCGCACCGTATTGTGAAGACGCTGACGCAGCTAGCCGAAACGTTTGGCCCCGACCGCCTGGCCTCCGTGAGCCGGGAGCTGACCAAGCTATTCGAAGAAACCGTGACCAGCACCCTGGCCGAGCTGGCCGCCGACTTCGGCAGCCGCACGGCTATCAAAGGTGAGATTGTGCTGGTGGTGCAAGGCGTCAAGATTGAGAAGCCTAGCAAGTCAGATCGATATGAGGACGAGTGA
- the lnt gene encoding apolipoprotein N-acyltransferase → MPTQTAPTTAPLRQPAAVPAWQPASLALLSAALLWAGWPVHAAPLALLLLVGWVPYLRMEQLLVRSGSSGWRVFRYTYLTLVLWNAFTTWWVSYSTLGGGIAAVVLNALLMCLPTMAFYHTKRLAGPVLGYLSLPIYWIAFEQLHLHWDLTWPWLTLGNGFAEANQWVQWYEYTGFLGGSLWIWVTNLLVFRAWFGGAKTVAPWSSGPERWRWTAPVLAVVVPMSISLSIGRNYQEKGKVAEVLVIQPNVDPYNEKFSGNPNFIPYDQQLTRLLTLTEQNLTPQTRLVLWPETSLEEHYFEDAFDANPKIQRLRQWLGQHPGVELITGYTGVLRYAGEATPTVRYRDDIGWYDVFNAAVFLPGPTGAPTFYHKSRLVPGVEKIPPALTKIISHIDLGGTVGSYGSQDERTVFRSAQDTALRVAPLICYESIYGDFTAEYVRNGATLLGIITNDGWWSDSPGHLQHIQYATLRAIETRRDVARSANTGISGFIDQKGQRVSSTDWWLQTARRYPVHLNTEETFYVRHGELLGPLMQILTGLLLAWTIVAAVRRRGASQAPIVDKAAY, encoded by the coding sequence ATGCCTACCCAAACTGCTCCTACCACCGCTCCCCTGCGCCAGCCAGCGGCTGTGCCGGCTTGGCAACCCGCTTCGCTGGCGCTGTTGAGTGCTGCTTTGCTGTGGGCTGGCTGGCCTGTGCATGCGGCTCCGTTGGCGCTGCTGCTGCTTGTGGGCTGGGTGCCCTACCTGCGCATGGAGCAGCTACTGGTGCGCAGCGGCAGTAGTGGCTGGCGGGTGTTTCGCTACACCTACCTCACGTTGGTGCTCTGGAATGCCTTCACTACCTGGTGGGTGAGCTACAGCACCCTGGGCGGCGGCATTGCGGCTGTGGTACTCAACGCCTTGCTGATGTGCCTACCCACCATGGCCTTCTACCACACCAAGCGCCTGGCCGGGCCGGTGTTGGGCTATCTATCCTTACCTATCTACTGGATTGCTTTCGAACAGCTGCACCTGCATTGGGACCTCACCTGGCCCTGGCTGACGCTGGGCAATGGCTTCGCCGAGGCCAACCAGTGGGTGCAGTGGTACGAATACACCGGCTTTCTGGGCGGCTCTTTGTGGATTTGGGTGACAAACTTATTGGTATTCCGGGCGTGGTTTGGGGGAGCAAAAACGGTAGCCCCGTGGTCGTCTGGGCCGGAACGCTGGCGATGGACAGCACCCGTATTGGCGGTGGTAGTGCCAATGAGTATTTCATTGAGTATCGGCCGCAACTACCAAGAGAAAGGCAAGGTGGCAGAGGTATTGGTGATTCAGCCCAACGTAGACCCCTACAACGAAAAGTTTTCTGGTAATCCCAACTTCATCCCGTACGACCAGCAGCTTACGCGCCTGCTCACGCTCACCGAGCAAAACCTGACGCCTCAGACTCGCCTAGTGCTGTGGCCCGAAACCTCGCTGGAGGAGCACTACTTTGAGGATGCGTTTGATGCCAATCCTAAGATTCAGCGCCTGCGGCAGTGGCTGGGGCAACACCCCGGCGTGGAGCTGATAACGGGCTACACCGGCGTGCTGCGCTATGCCGGCGAAGCCACCCCCACCGTGCGCTACCGCGACGATATAGGCTGGTACGACGTGTTCAACGCGGCGGTGTTTCTGCCAGGCCCTACCGGTGCGCCTACCTTCTACCACAAGTCGCGGCTGGTGCCAGGCGTGGAGAAAATTCCGCCAGCGCTGACTAAAATTATTTCGCACATCGATTTGGGTGGTACAGTAGGCAGCTACGGCAGCCAGGACGAGCGCACGGTGTTTCGCTCGGCGCAGGATACAGCTTTGCGCGTGGCCCCCCTGATCTGCTACGAATCCATCTACGGCGACTTCACGGCCGAGTATGTGCGCAACGGTGCTACCCTGCTGGGTATCATCACCAACGACGGCTGGTGGTCCGATTCGCCCGGCCACTTGCAGCACATCCAGTATGCTACCCTACGCGCCATTGAAACCCGCCGCGACGTGGCCCGCTCGGCCAACACTGGTATTTCAGGTTTCATCGACCAGAAGGGCCAGCGCGTGAGCAGCACCGACTGGTGGCTGCAAACCGCCCGCCGGTACCCTGTACACCTCAATACCGAAGAAACCTTCTACGTGCGCCACGGCGAGTTGCTCGGCCCGCTCATGCAAATCCTGACGGGGTTGCTATTAGCCTGGACCATCGTGGCTGCCGTACGGCGCAGGGGCGCCTCGCAGGCGCCCATCGTTGACAAAGCAGCTTACTAA
- a CDS encoding inositol monophosphatase family protein: MDFNHLSLQVADIARRAGQFIRQEAANFDRGRVENKGLHDMVSYVDQQSERQLVAELSALLPKAGFITEEGTTTIGRTEEFNWIIDPLDGTTNFIHGQPAYCVSVALIQRDTLVVGVVYEINLDECFRAARGAGAFCNEKPIRVSSADDLHDSLLATGFPYYKFDQLDNYLKILASFMQNTHGLRRVGSAALDLAYVAAGRFDGYFEFNINSYDVAAGILLVLEAGGRVTQFLEDGDPIFGREVVASNGALHPAMMATVKEYWGK; encoded by the coding sequence ATGGACTTCAACCACCTTAGCCTACAAGTAGCTGATATTGCCCGTCGGGCCGGTCAGTTTATCCGACAGGAAGCCGCCAACTTCGACCGCGGCCGCGTCGAGAACAAGGGCTTGCACGACATGGTATCGTACGTAGACCAGCAAAGTGAGCGGCAGTTGGTAGCCGAGCTGAGCGCCCTATTGCCCAAAGCTGGTTTTATCACCGAAGAAGGCACTACTACCATTGGCCGGACCGAGGAGTTCAACTGGATTATCGACCCGCTGGACGGCACCACCAACTTCATTCACGGGCAGCCAGCCTACTGCGTGAGCGTGGCTCTCATCCAACGCGATACGCTGGTAGTAGGCGTGGTCTACGAAATCAACCTCGACGAGTGCTTCCGGGCGGCGCGGGGTGCGGGGGCCTTCTGCAACGAAAAGCCTATTCGCGTGTCGTCGGCCGATGATCTCCACGACTCGTTGCTAGCCACGGGCTTTCCCTACTACAAGTTTGATCAGCTCGATAACTACCTGAAAATCCTAGCTTCCTTCATGCAGAACACCCACGGCCTGCGCCGGGTAGGCTCGGCGGCGCTGGATTTGGCCTACGTGGCTGCCGGACGCTTCGATGGGTATTTCGAGTTCAACATCAACTCCTACGACGTAGCCGCGGGCATCCTCCTAGTGTTGGAAGCTGGTGGCCGCGTGACGCAGTTCTTGGAAGACGGCGACCCGATTTTCGGGCGCGAAGTGGTAGCCAGCAATGGCGCCCTGCACCCGGCCATGATGGCGACGGTAAAGGAATATTGGGGAAAGTAA
- a CDS encoding FeoB-associated Cys-rich membrane protein codes for MLLTITSVEIQYFIIAALFVAAAFYVGRIFWRAFFTKSTAGCAKGCGACSTIDVDALQRTIEKRQAISH; via the coding sequence ATGCTTCTGACTATCACCTCCGTCGAGATTCAGTATTTCATTATTGCGGCGCTGTTTGTGGCGGCGGCGTTCTATGTGGGGCGTATTTTTTGGCGGGCCTTCTTCACCAAGAGCACAGCCGGCTGTGCCAAGGGCTGCGGCGCGTGCAGCACCATTGATGTGGATGCGCTGCAACGTACCATCGAAAAACGACAGGCAATCAGCCACTAA
- a CDS encoding SMP-30/gluconolactonase/LRE family protein: protein MKWTKNGRLLPVAVVVVSLALSAFAVTKRTLATDTIPMDTPDNQTTQLVAESATPQLIAQQFKFTEGPAVDRQGNVFFTDQPNNTIWQYDTQGKLSLFMADAGRANGMYFDAKGQLLACADEHNQLWSINPENKKVQVLVKDVDGKRLNGPNDVWAHPKTGNIYFTDPYYQRDYWTHTSPDMVGQKVFLLTPGQSQPVVVDDQMRKPNGIIGTPDGRYLYVADIDGDKTYRYQFGSDGRLTDKQLFAEMGSDGMTLDEKGNVYLTGHGVTVYSAAGQKIAHFDVPEEWTGNICFAGKDRKMLFITASKGIYKLSMRVKGAY, encoded by the coding sequence ATGAAATGGACAAAAAACGGTAGGTTATTGCCGGTTGCTGTAGTGGTTGTCTCGTTGGCGCTGTCGGCCTTCGCCGTAACCAAACGCACGCTAGCTACGGATACTATACCTATGGATACACCCGACAACCAAACCACGCAGTTGGTGGCCGAGTCTGCCACGCCCCAGCTTATTGCCCAGCAATTCAAGTTCACGGAAGGACCAGCCGTAGACCGCCAGGGCAACGTATTTTTCACCGATCAGCCCAACAATACCATCTGGCAATACGACACCCAGGGTAAGCTGTCGTTGTTTATGGCCGATGCCGGGCGGGCCAACGGTATGTATTTCGACGCCAAAGGCCAGCTACTCGCCTGCGCCGACGAACATAACCAGCTCTGGTCCATCAACCCCGAAAACAAGAAGGTGCAAGTGCTGGTAAAAGACGTCGACGGCAAGCGCCTGAATGGCCCCAACGACGTGTGGGCGCACCCCAAAACCGGCAATATCTACTTCACCGATCCCTACTACCAGCGCGACTACTGGACGCACACCAGCCCCGATATGGTAGGACAGAAGGTGTTTTTGCTAACGCCCGGCCAGAGCCAGCCGGTAGTGGTAGACGACCAAATGCGCAAGCCTAACGGCATCATCGGCACCCCCGACGGCCGCTACCTCTACGTAGCCGACATTGATGGCGACAAAACCTACCGCTACCAGTTCGGCTCCGATGGCCGCCTCACCGACAAGCAGCTGTTTGCCGAGATGGGCTCCGATGGCATGACCCTGGACGAAAAAGGCAACGTGTACCTCACCGGCCACGGCGTGACTGTGTACAGTGCAGCCGGCCAGAAAATCGCTCACTTCGACGTGCCCGAAGAGTGGACCGGCAACATCTGCTTTGCCGGCAAAGACCGCAAAATGCTGTTCATCACAGCTTCTAAAGGAATCTACAAACTGTCCATGCGTGTGAAAGGCGCATACTAG
- a CDS encoding Gfo/Idh/MocA family oxidoreductase, producing the protein MTTASPIQTGLLAYGMSGQIFQAPFVAAHPGFVLRAVVERHQQRATQAYPTLQSYPSVEAMLADPALELVIVNTPNNTHVDLATQALQAGKHVLVEKPVAITTAELEGLLDLAQQKNRHFLAYQNRRWDSDFLAVRDVVESGELGKLHEVHFRYDRFRTPLNTKTFKEEPGPGAGLFYDLGPHLLDQAISLFGAPLSCTKTLTSHRPHSRVDDYFHLHLRYPEGLEVFLTSGLLVAQPGPAFVLHGTRGSFSKMRADAQEAQLQAGMGPTEPSFGHEVPEHAGRLTLAAPGTDKLTTTPYPSQPSNYLGLFEAVFQTIRNGAPYPVRPEELRTQLALLEQPAS; encoded by the coding sequence ATGACGACAGCTTCTCCTATCCAAACGGGTTTGCTGGCCTACGGTATGTCGGGCCAGATTTTTCAGGCGCCTTTTGTAGCCGCTCATCCTGGTTTTGTGCTGCGCGCTGTAGTGGAGCGCCACCAGCAGCGTGCCACCCAGGCCTACCCTACCCTCCAGAGCTACCCTAGCGTAGAGGCCATGCTAGCCGACCCGGCGTTAGAACTGGTGATTGTGAACACGCCCAATAATACGCACGTGGACCTAGCTACCCAGGCCTTGCAAGCAGGCAAACACGTGCTGGTAGAAAAGCCAGTGGCCATCACCACCGCCGAGCTGGAAGGGCTCCTGGACCTGGCGCAGCAAAAAAACCGGCATTTTCTGGCCTACCAAAACCGCCGCTGGGACAGCGACTTTCTGGCCGTGCGGGACGTGGTGGAAAGCGGGGAGCTAGGCAAGCTGCACGAGGTACATTTTCGCTACGACCGGTTCAGAACGCCCCTCAATACCAAGACATTCAAGGAAGAGCCTGGTCCTGGCGCCGGCTTGTTTTACGACCTGGGGCCGCACCTGCTCGACCAGGCTATCAGCTTATTTGGAGCGCCGCTTAGCTGCACCAAGACTCTGACTAGCCACCGCCCCCACTCCCGGGTAGACGACTACTTTCACCTGCACCTGCGCTACCCTGAGGGGCTGGAGGTGTTTCTGACCAGCGGCCTGCTCGTTGCGCAACCGGGCCCAGCGTTCGTGTTGCATGGCACGCGCGGCAGCTTCAGCAAGATGCGCGCCGATGCACAGGAGGCCCAGCTCCAAGCCGGTATGGGCCCCACCGAGCCCAGCTTTGGTCATGAAGTACCCGAGCACGCCGGCCGTCTCACGCTGGCCGCTCCCGGCACCGACAAGCTTACGACCACCCCCTACCCCAGCCAGCCAAGCAATTACCTGGGCTTATTTGAAGCCGTTTTTCAGACCATTCGCAACGGTGCTCCCTACCCCGTTCGGCCCGAAGAGTTGCGCACTCAATTGGCCTTGCTAGAGCAGCCGGCCAGCTAA
- a CDS encoding Rrf2 family transcriptional regulator has protein sequence MNTRFVVATHILAYLARANGQPVSSEVVAKSVGTHPVVVRRLLGDLRRAGLVRTQLGTGGGALLNQPLERITLLDVLHAMLEPEADLFAVNNTNPNAGCDVGRVISDSLDDLLGPAKKAMQAALAAVPLTEVIRQIRLRLADEGCGCSAEPDN, from the coding sequence ATGAACACCCGCTTCGTTGTTGCTACGCATATTTTGGCCTATCTGGCCCGCGCCAATGGGCAGCCGGTCTCCTCGGAGGTAGTGGCGAAGAGCGTGGGCACGCACCCCGTGGTAGTGCGCCGCCTGCTGGGCGATTTGCGCCGGGCTGGCCTGGTGCGCACGCAGCTGGGCACGGGTGGCGGCGCCCTGTTAAACCAGCCATTGGAGCGCATCACGCTGCTGGATGTGCTGCACGCCATGCTAGAGCCCGAAGCTGATCTGTTTGCCGTCAACAACACCAACCCCAACGCTGGCTGCGACGTGGGCCGCGTTATCAGCGACTCGCTTGATGATTTGCTCGGCCCAGCAAAAAAGGCCATGCAAGCGGCCCTGGCGGCTGTACCGCTCACAGAAGTAATCCGTCAGATACGCCTGCGCCTCGCCGATGAAGGCTGCGGCTGCTCGGCAGAGCCCGACAACTGA
- a CDS encoding biotin/lipoyl-binding protein — translation MKKTLGFFFIPLAAIGSLTLPHWLHPHAAVPAATVTATPATMPLVATGQAIAAGVRGRLWQLYVVPGQHVRRGEVLAKMASTLPTQGSAPAALGFEYVVAPTDGTIAATLAETGTYLAATETVLLLLPTN, via the coding sequence ATGAAAAAAACTCTGGGGTTCTTCTTTATCCCGCTGGCCGCGATTGGCAGCCTTACCCTACCCCATTGGCTACATCCTCATGCGGCTGTGCCGGCGGCTACAGTCACTGCTACTCCGGCCACTATGCCCCTGGTGGCTACAGGACAAGCCATTGCAGCAGGCGTACGAGGCCGTTTGTGGCAGCTCTACGTGGTACCGGGCCAGCATGTGCGCCGGGGCGAGGTACTCGCCAAGATGGCCTCTACCCTACCCACGCAGGGCTCAGCACCGGCCGCTCTGGGCTTCGAGTACGTGGTAGCACCCACCGATGGCACCATTGCCGCTACCCTAGCCGAAACCGGCACCTACCTCGCCGCCACCGAAACAGTGCTATTGCTGTTACCCACCAACTAA
- a CDS encoding acyl carrier protein gives MEQLVRQQVERLLRRKGRRTTQPLLPTSRLAEDIGLDSIETVELVIDLEHRFHIQIPDPEVETLRTVQHVLDCVDHHLSSHHLAVA, from the coding sequence ATGGAACAACTTGTCCGCCAGCAAGTAGAGCGCCTGCTTCGTCGGAAGGGGCGCCGCACTACCCAGCCCTTGCTCCCTACCTCCCGCCTGGCCGAGGATATCGGGCTGGACTCGATTGAAACCGTGGAGCTGGTGATTGATCTGGAGCACCGCTTTCATATCCAGATACCAGACCCCGAGGTGGAAACCCTGCGTACTGTGCAGCACGTGCTGGACTGCGTAGACCACCACCTGAGCAGCCACCACCTAGCCGTAGCCTAA